Below is a genomic region from Thermus islandicus DSM 21543.
GGTGAGCGGATCGCCCTGCTGGGGCCTTCGGGCTCGGGCAAGAGCACCCTGTTGCACCTGATGGGGGGGCTTGAGCAGCCCTCCTCCGGTTCGGTGAGGTTTCCCGCGCTCGGCGAGCCGGACCAACTGCGCCCTGGCAAGGTTGCTTTCGTGTTCCAGGCGCAAAGCCTTTTGGCGCCCCTAACGGCGCTCGAGAACGCCTCCCTGCCGCTGGTGCTGGGCGGAATGGAGGAGCGCGAGGCCGAGCTTCGGGCGATGGAAGCCCTGGAGAGGCTGGGTCTGGAAAAAGTTGCTCAACATCTTCCCGAGGAGCTATCGGGCGGGCAGGCCCAGCGGGTCGCGGTGGCACGCGCCCTGGCGGCGAGTCCCCGGCTGATCCTGGCCGACGAGCCTACCGGGCAGCTCGACAGCGAGACCGCTCGGCAGCTAATGGATGCCCTGCTGGGGGCTCTCGAAAACACTGAAACGGCCCTGGTGGTCGCCACCCACGACCTCGGCGTGGCCCGCCGTATGGACTTGGTTTGGCAGATGCGGCGCGGCGTTCTGGACACCGGGAAAGGAGTATCGGTATGACCCTGGCCTGGCTCCGCGGATTGCTCACCCGGCGGCCTTTGCGGGTGTGGGGAGCAGCCACCGGCGTAGCGCTCACGATTGCTTTCCTGGCCTGCCTGGGGGCCTTCATCACCCGCAGCACCGCCACCATGACCCAGCGGGCGGTGGAGGGGGTTGCGGTGGACTGGCAGGTGTTGCTGGCCCCGAACGCCGACCCAGGTACGGTGAGGGGGGCTCTGCAAGCCGTGGGTGTGAAAGCCCTCGAGCTTGTTGGCTACGCCGATGTAGCGGGTTTCAGCGCCCGCACCGGTGGAACCGTGCAGACCACCGGCGCAGGCAAAGTGCTAGGGCTTTCCAGCACCTATGCCATCCACTTTCCCAAGGAAATCCGCCCCCTGGTCGGCAGCGCTCAGGGGGTGCTGCTGGCCCAGCAGACCGCTGCCAACCTGCACGTAGCTGTGGGCGACACCGTCGTGATTAATCGACTAGGGCTGCCCCCGGTAAGCGTACGGGTTGCGGGGATCGTAGACTTGCCCGAAGCCGACTCCTTGTTCCAGGCAGTGGGCGCCCCCAAGGGGCTGGCCCCACAGGCCCCGCCGGACAACGTGCTCCTACTGCCAGAAGCGCAATGGCACGCTCTGTTCGACCCACAGCGCACCGTCCGGCCCGATAGCGTGCGCGAGCAGTTCCATGTCCGACTTTCGGCACCGCTTTCTAAAGACCCCGGTGCAGCCTACGTCCAGGTGCAGCAACTCGCCAACCACGTCGAGGTCAAGCTGGCGGGCGGGGCGGTGATCGGCAACAACCTGGCGGCCCGGCTGGACGGGGTGCGGGCCGATGCCCTCTACGCCCAGGCCCTATTTCTCTTTTTGGGTGTTCCCGGCGCGATCCTGG
It encodes:
- a CDS encoding ABC transporter ATP-binding protein gives rise to the protein MPEALVELREARRSYGFGAGEIVALERATCRVLPGERIALLGPSGSGKSTLLHLMGGLEQPSSGSVRFPALGEPDQLRPGKVAFVFQAQSLLAPLTALENASLPLVLGGMEEREAELRAMEALERLGLEKVAQHLPEELSGGQAQRVAVARALAASPRLILADEPTGQLDSETARQLMDALLGALENTETALVVATHDLGVARRMDLVWQMRRGVLDTGKGVSV